In Biomphalaria glabrata chromosome 8, xgBioGlab47.1, whole genome shotgun sequence, the genomic window ATGTTGTTTATATTGAAACCTCAtaactttataaaaaattatttgaaacttTTTCATTAGTTTAAATGAAGGTATGTAATTTATATGATCctgttaattattttaaaattacttacCCAGGattcctttgaaaaaaaagaaaaaaatcttctttagaAGCATACGATATATATaatctgttgattttaataaatttacttCCTTTTTTTAGTGTCCCCTGAATGTGTAAAAGTTatgttttgtgtggtctgtctgtccatcaatCATGTTTAAGATCTCAAATAGTAGAAAAGCTTTTGAAAATCTAGtttcacaatatttttttagtttgcatAGTTTAAGTGCAAtggctagttgttttttttaaacgaatagctttttaaaaaaaaattaattttgaaagtcaatgtatcataaaaatacaacagTGTTAAAACAATCTGTAGAAGTAAGGGAGGTCatttaaagaaaaggaaatgtttttttcacatttatACATAGTCTCAACATAtgttaaaataatgttataaaaaaaaatataaatattatttgtgGTGTTTTAGTCAAATGGGGACACAACACTTAGGTTCCTAATAACTGGCTGGTCCAATTAGAAGATTCAACTGTATACTAGGAATTGTTTCAGTACTTTAGGATTCGGTCTGAACAAGGGGCTGGTCTGATTAACCTGTGATACAATTAATTGGATTCATGTTATTCTTCACTGGTACTGATGTTGGCATTCCAAAATGtcttgatttatattttaattgcgAGTTCTTTTATATACTTATGTAGATCTCAACACACAGTACAGCAAGAACAAAGTGAAGTAATGCTACTTGTAAATTTTGAATATATAATCACATAAAGAGGGTAAAATAACACATCTCTATTCTGTGCAGTCTCAAAACAACTCATGTCCATTAGTTGGGTCTCCTAGCTAAACTGCATAATGTTTTTAATCTACTGTCACATCATTAAAGAAATTCCTGATGATTGCTTGCTAACTGCTACACACCAGCCTATTGTACTCATACAGTCTGTAAATTTAGCTTTATAATGGTTTGGGCACTGGGACCTACATGTGAAGGCCTTTGAGATCCCTGACCAAAGGGAAGAATTTCTTCCATAGGCTAGGAATAAGAGATAGACTCTTTGCCAAAGCCCCTATCTGATGGGCCCCCATcaactagatgatcatttaatcataTCCATTCTTCCTGGATTCTTAAGCCTTCTCCTGACTGCCATTACTGTAGCAAGGCCCAAGAGGGAGTTGTTCCCCCAATGTACTGAACCACTAGAATAATGCCATCACAGTATGGGCTGCTCATGAGCTTGAAAGAATGGACATGGGCCAGTGAGCTCTTCTTTGTTCTTTACAATGCTCAATGCACTCAGTACTTCGGAATCCCAATTAGGTTAGGGTTCCTTTTTCTGTTTGATTATACATTTCCGCTTACAACCTGGaagaaatgaattgtttttttgttattcaacTAGTACTTTTTTTGCATGGctgttaataataatacattagtACATGGAGATGCAAGGCTTAACAACTAATGGTACCAATAGTTTTATTTGCTGAGTGTGACTTTTGACTCTTTGCAGCTTAGGTCAGAGACAACTAGTCTGTTTGATACGATGTGTACTGAGACACAATAAAATCATTGTATTGGATGAGGCGACTGCAGCAGTGGATCTAGAGACTGATGAACTTATCCAGCAGACTATAAGACTTTGCTTTAGGGAGTGCACAGTTCTTACCATCGCCCACAGGCTGACTACCGTCATGGACTACGACAGGTACaggaagcagtcttttttttttcattgagtcTAGAATGTGGAATGAATATTATAGAGGGGCAGTAACCTGTGTTTCTGTGAACCACAATGACTAGAAGCAATTGTATTTAAAACTGTCTTTTTtatatctaattatttttggtttcccagaatAATGGTCCTTGAAAATGGAAGATTACTTGAATTTGATACTGTGGAAAGCTTAAAGGATAATCCAAACTCAATTTTTTACCGCATGGTCAAAGAAGCAGGTCTGGTATTCTAGCTCTAGGGCTTACAACTGATAGatttatcttttgtttcttcTGCATACTATATAGTATTATCTATttcattgtttagtttaaacacaaataaaacaaaaaactgagtAAGCCCTTGTAAATAATTGAATTGCTGCACTGACAGCAAAGAGTAGACTTTGAATATcacatttcattttatattggCTGTGAAACTGTAAAGccaaatttgttgttttttttacaaattgaaatGAATGTCAATACAAAACTAAGTTGTTTCCaagatattgttttaattgtgtaTCCCATTATGTTCAGTATTTCATGTAAGAGACAGTGGAAAGGCTTCACGTCCTACAGGTTTCACATTGCTAGAATTCAATGGCAGCTTTGGACACTTTCTGTTGGTGCTTCTTATTTGTTCTTGTAGAATGAAACTCAACATTCTTTTTGTTGTATGAAAACTCACTAAATAAATTGTAGTCATTATTGTTGTGTAGTCAAATAGTGGCTAGAAAGCATTTGTTctatttgtgtgtttgtgtcatCTCTTACATTCTAAATGTATGCTAAATGTGATGGGAAGTCTGAGTGAGCTAATTTAACAAATGTTGGCATGAAAGGCTTGTGGGacttgtttcaacttttcaaAACTTATTAAAACTTGTGGTTCATTAGAacttgagttgtgtttgctttGTTGTATACAGTTGGTTGTAGGTAAACATGTTGTggagcagggccggtcctacagattgcggtgccctatgcgaaacggattgtgcAGGGCCCattctgggttgtgataaggataataagtgcaaattaagattttgtattagaaaataaattcgtatttgcattttattcatactttactaagtacagaatcagtgtcaaattaactttacgagccatctacagtagatagtagttttccaacaaaaagccaataaacattcagatctgccttttagatttaatatCGACTAGCGAAATAGCgctttttttaagaggtcgagatagatctatatctatatttgtatgccattgactaattaagtaaattaagcatTTGaacttcttttatttatttattttttggctaaaattcgccttattattagattttattaaatgaaaggtgacaaagtcgttttttttttaatcgcgagtaggaatGACAAcccaaatgacaattttgtctattttaaaggagatttgcatccgtttttataaatatttttaataatttcaggagattttcatgactttttcgtagaTTTTGCAATTTTAGAATTGCAGGAAccttttaataataagttaaaatggtttaatttaataatttacacctagaatttgcgcggggcctatgaaagtgcggggcccactgcagccgcataggttgcagtggcctaagactggCCCTGTTGTGGAGTGGGTTGATACAGTTGTGGACTGGTAGGACAGAGTTCTATTCATTAACAGAAGTcagataaataaaaattagaaaGTTAATCACTGGACATGTTAGTACAGATGGTCATAGTAATGAAGAATATTATGTACAGTTGGTTTCTATCATTGTCATCCAGACGTCATAGAAGATTAAACAAATCTAGCCACAATTATTTCAAGACAGCTGCGCAGACGTGAGCATTGTTCTGTATGTTGGAGCAGACGTGAGCATTGTTCTGTATGTGTTACAAATAATGAGTCTGTTGTTGTTACCCATAATCTGTaaattatgtattaaatatatctcTGACTGATTGACGCCTAGTCAAAAGagcacaaaatttaaaaatgtaaaaaaaagtttactaaaaattaagaaaatgtgTTTTCTGGTATGATAAATATAttcatacaaaataataaatatcaacATTCACATAAATGTCTCACCAGTCTATCGTATCAACTGTTCAAAGCTCTTGTTCAATATTGACACATTAGGGGAAAAAATGGTTCTTTAACTAAACAAAATTGcactatcaataaaaaaaagtggagATACAATGTATCAAGTGTCCACACAATGAGACATACACTAGGTCTAGTTGCTTATATACATTCAAGGTACATAGTGACCAAAACAGtttcaaaagaattaaattgTGTGTGCTACAAAGTGTAAAGCTTGCCGGTCATTCACACCGGTACATTGTTACAAGCCCATACTATCTTTTACAGGATGATGATACATATTAACAAAATGTGGATATTAATTACAAATCTGTACATTAATGCATACTTACAAATGAAATTGCATGGTATTGGAAGACAGTAACTGTTGCACCTACAAACATATAAcactttttaatatatatttttattgcatTCATATGACAATTACAacactataatatatatataaatacacataCAACCATTCATTATGGAGTCCTCCATCCTATAAGTACACAAGACGTCATCATGTGTAATGTTTCGTGTATGAAGAATAATACTGACAAGTTATTACATATAATGTTCAGATTTAAATGGTTCACTTTGTGAACACTAAAAGTAGCTGGAACCTTTTTTAAGAACAATAATGAGGATGGTGAACTTGGATTCTCAATCAATCTAATACTTCTTCGAGATACACTCATGAAAGATAAATTGACGGACATAACAAAATCATTAGTGGCCCGCTAAAAGTGTAGTTATATTGTAAAGTTGCTATAATTGGTTTGTGTTGCTTCCCTTTAAGTATTACACGCCTCAAGGTCCGACCCACATTAACAACATGCAGAATATCAGCAAGATTATGTATTGCACTGAAATGATTGATCTCTTATCTTACACCTATATAAAAGTATAAGCGCTACAACACAAATGTGTCCCATGGTAGACTAGTGTGTATGCCTATTTGAAAGAGGCAGCCCTGTCAACTCTATGGCACAGATTATGTGACGGCTTTAAACTGTGATTTTTAAGAACACTTACAATGTTCATGTTGTTGGCTACGGATATTCTTAATAGCtcctacaacaaaaaaaaaacaacttcaaaatgtaagtttgtttttattttagctcTAGCATTGTGCCGTATAAAATGGTTGCTTTGTTATATGATTTGATGCTTGGAAATGTTTGTACAAATTGAGTATTAAAATTATGATGTATTTTTGGTCTATATAAATCGTAATatcaaaaatgtaaatataaaataactagAGTAGCTGTTGATCAAATTAGCACTGGAGCGACTGGGACCCATCATCTCGAGTTGGACAGTACATGGATCAGAGATTTCCTTGCAGTAGCCACACGACGCTGGACAGAGCGATTTCATGAGTTCCACTAGACCATCTTCCTTGCACATTCCCGCAGCTGCAATGATCCTGCATCCCTTCTCATGGTCCATGCACAGGCCGCCCCCCTTTCCGCAGAACTCGCACGTCTTCGCGCAGACATCCATCATCAACTCAATCTGGGACATGCACTTGTCTTCCGACTTCAGCTTGGCACAGTCCTTCCTTATGTCCAGACACTTCTTCTCTAGCGGCGCCTTCGTCGGTGAAATAGGTAACGGTTGGGGCATCTCGTTGTCAATGTCTGCGCATGGAATGAGTGGGTCGGTTATGTTTCCAGAGTCGCACCAGCACGTACatttaggttttgttttaaagcttTTGGACAGAACAAATCCGTTGTAAGGGCATTTTGGGGACAGGCAGCCCATGCTGCATTTATACATCAGGTTAGCAAGTTTGATGTCTTTGAAGGAAAACCCTTCACGCTGGCCTATCTTGTTCTGGTAATTTGGGTCTAATGTTGTAATCGACCCCGGAAGGATGGTGGCTCCGTAATGCATAACGCTCTGATAATCGTAAGATACATTGTATGTGTTGACCTCGTTAGAAGTGTACAACTTGTATTGCTCGTGGTACCTAGCTGGGATGGCGTTCCAGTTAATCTGTATGTACCGGTCCCGATCGGGCCTCATGTGCTCATGGTACCATCCGATGGCGTGGCCGATCTCGTGGGCGACAATCCACTTTGTGCGGCACCCCCTGGCCAGACTTATCGGCTGAGGCGTATTCTGCATCCCCAACTGAGAGTAGCACCCTGCTCCGTCTTTGAACTGAATGCGGTTGGGTTTCCTTGAATTGTTTTTAAACACCAAGCATGTGTATTTCTCCCACTCTTGTATCGCCTGCTGAATGACTTCCTCGTCTAGTTGGCTCAATGAACTCGTCACTTCGTAATTCACTTCACAGTCCCTCCACAGGCTTGCTATTTGGTTGACAGCCTTGCGTTTACTGCGTCGTTTTCCACTATACAACTTTTTATATTGCTCTAAAGTCAGCAGAAGATCGTATTCGGTCATGACCTTCACGTCACCTTCAGGCATCACGTGATAAAAATCAAACATCTGGGGGTCAGTGGCCGCGTCGTATATTAACTTTTCTATAGTCATACTGTCCAtctggaagaaaaagaaaagttattgCATTTGTTTTCTAATCTATATtctaaactctctctctctctctctctctctctctctctctctctctctctctctcggacGACTAAACGTTGAAAGTACTTCAACCAGTGTTGCTGCTTTCACAAAATGTATTGGAGGGAGGAGtcagtaaccccccccccccttttaaggAATTCACACAAGAATTTCCGCCTTTTAACCAAACTTTCACCATTTGTTTTAACAGCAGATGTTTTCGAATGATGAGCAGACgacatacgttttttttttacgtttttctAACTATTACGTGACtagatcttattttatataatacagatgttacttcaaaaaagatgtttacgtcctacgcgtcatgcgaCATGAAAAGGGAGgcgctgagtggtaaagtgcttgacttccgaactgagggtcccgggttcaaatcctggtgaagactgggatttttaatttcgggatctttaggcacTTCTgagggcgcttctgagtccacccatctctaacctaacattagttgaggaaaagtaaaggtagttggtcgttgtgctggtcacatgatacatgacagagagagagagagagtaacttAAAAggaataaactatttttttttaaaaagtataatctACTTACGGGTGCACACAAATAGCACACTGAAATAAGTGTCAGTAGTTTGTTGAACATCttctataacacacacacacacaagcaactTGCCAAAGTTTTCTAGATGTAATAGTTAGAGCCTCTCCGAGCTTTCACCGGCTCTGTGAACACATGATCGTGTCAGATAGCGATTTTCACCAATCCCTCTCAGCCCTCACGTCCTATCTTCCAAGCACAGCCTGACTTCACTCAACTTTTAATTGTCAGCCACACGATTGGTGTGCTCCTGCATTTATATCTACCATCATCTTGAAAGCACTTCTTGACTTACATCCGTTGGTTAGTCATTTCTGTCAACTGCGTTTGTATGTATATCTCTAATGATTCCCCAGAGTCCGACCTTTTAAGTCTAGGACTCTTAACATAGACAATGGTAGTATGTAGacatgtttaaatatatttcctGATAGTAGTATCTCTTATAAACacgatgtttttatttatttctatatttgGTAACAGGATTTTTTGTTCTGTCCTCGACACACGTGACCAAAGTCAGCCGAAAAGAGGAAAGCGAAatacaagtttgtttgtttttttttgtgtgtttttttcctattaaaaaaattcatttaaaaatattaaaatgttctcTGTATATGATGAAACTGAAGATTATAGGCTACCATTTTACTACACAGGCATACTATATAAAACTTTGAATTCGTTATAAAAATACACTAAATAGTGTAtctgtataaaagaaaaattgtagacctttaaatatttatttaaaaaacaagcaaaatatttaaaaatgtttaaaaaaaaaaaaaaaaaaaaaaaaaaagacaatccaAGGAGAAGAACCACAAAATCAATGCCATATTTCTTAATACTAGAAAGATAACTTCTTttactatataaaacaaaaataattagttattattaattaataatttttttatttatgtattttcatCGACTGTGAGTaatttgttcaaaatttcaactttctGCTTTTAGTGTTTTAatgtaaagcttttttttttttttttacgttttttttaaatgtattttagtctttttaattatttttttaaattttagctttttttttttttttaatttattttaattttttctttttgccttttttttttttttttagaaaaccatAGCATTGATGCCAATCATTTAGCGTTTTCAACATAGAAATCCTTGGGCCTAGGCCTCACGTCATATTGTTACCTCTTTTTAGGTGCTTCCTTCgcaccccacccccttttttttttcctttatttttctttgtggGGAGGGggtttcatttttctttatcgggtgtcatgttttttttaatgaattaatttatttttatttttaagttgttatttcttatttaaaattattaatacaacatttcatattaataatgaacaaaaaaaaagaataattaaatCAGCAAATTCAAGAAATATATTATAACAGAAATCTCAGATTTTTTCCCTCAAATcagttttttaattaaaagggTACCGATGCTAATAACTACCACAGGCATaggtaataataaaaataatttaatattgaatatccaagtaatgaaaatacaaacattaatacatttttacattgtaataatttcATGTCTCTCTTACTTTTGGAAGGTCTTCACTTTCAGGCtagtattccttttttttttttggtgcattACAACTTAAAggttttaattgttgtttattgGATGTAATAACTACTCTTGCATTTTTTAGACTATTCCGTATGTAAGGTGGTTGGGTGTgagttggtgtgtgtgtgtgtgtgcgtgtgagtgagtaatattttgtaaaaaagggggggggggaatcatcTGTGAAAATCGTCATTAAGACAATGTTTATTAGCAAATCCTATacaaatttttctttatatataaagtttttgaacaaaaatctttacatcaacatacagttttagttgggggggggggggaggtgcggtggcccctccgaacctggggtcctaggttcgaatctcAATCAATTCTAAAATTCGACTgttgctattagttttgtgtggaatgtctgtccgtgcGTACCGGTTAGATCTcgtaaaatagaaaagatagtgaaaatccgacatgataatatttcaaagttctgatacaacggctacttttttcttttctgaaaccgaagaatcaaattttttaaatcccttttgcaagcagtttttttcataaaaatacaccacttttacaacttagtaagggagataggtatttacatgggcgtagccaggattttttttttcggggggggggggtggttggGGGTTTtatccccccgccccccccccccccgcgaaaaaaatgtatagtatgtatgtgtgtgtgtgtgtgtgtacatgatctttattacattctgacccttcattcttttggaagacgtttattatgccctagaatgtttcttcctggagttagtggaaaaattgtagattccccgccattgcaagcaatggggtctgggggagcgcttggagctccccagcgcggggcgaagtcccgccgccaagcactatttctggtattgaaaggcaacaaaataaatattctaaggtatctacagtaaattttcctgctattaaaaagtttcatttgaAAAACCTAAAATGCTAAAATGCctagttgtactaggatgtcatagCAATCcttagtatgcgtaattcattttgtcggaaaacatgtcccgcaaacctcatgcgacgctctgtcacaaccttactaaggtgtCGACTCCCTATTCGGCATAGgctttccttgatttagacccgatctctataactgactcctaaaatctgtcttagccatctttgttgagccacaattagtgtttttctatttcgaCAGATGATTATTTTctctgcagtttattaatggagccccgccactggtagaaatgtgtatcctctcttgaatacgctcttggaattaagtgactgtagtttgctttagattttatatcgaaaagggaagttttatcgtcaaaatcatctgttgtggattttaaactataaaaatctctggagtttttgtttttttttaaattcaaaaccccatttagctacggtcatagaaattggtaactgtagtttgctttacaataatattgaagatagaggttttccacctcaaaactctctgtagtgggattttaaactcaaaaaccatcgggaggggttttaaacttttaagaaaagtcatctgtaggagaggggtttaaactcaaaacccccaattggcttgtctacgctcaaataattttagtgtgtaatttgctttttttattattaaagaggtattttttttagcatcaaaccttttggcaactctcatagcattttgagtgcgtaaattgctttttttatatattgaagagttattttttttagcttcaaactccactggagggagtttaaactcaaaaccccttcgaCTACACTCATACAATtatgagtgtataatttgcttttttttttaatattaaagaggtattttttactttcaaaccccgctgaaaggggttTAAACCCTCGTAACATTTTAAGtgcataatttacttttttgttcataTTGAAGAAGCatatttagcttcaaaccccgctgaatgggggtttaaactcaaaacccatttacctacgctcataacattttgagtgcgtaatttgcttttttttatattgaagaggtattttttagcttcaaaccctactgaagagggggggggatgttaaactcaaaaccccttggctgcgctgggggcAAGTGATGATGtagtattaaaatgtcacccaaaataaacaaaatcaaagcaaaaaatcaattactaaattccgacccccccccctggctacgcccatgggtatttaccatatttttagcacatttatgcaaacggtcatatatttttgtcaaaaattttttttttacatttgtattggtaagttaagtaagttttgttatacttacaactacatttacacaaaaatgtttacttttttttttagggaaaaaatctatttagtatgcatataagttggacaaaatttaaaaaacaaaaacaattaataagtagttttttatattaacttcagGGTTGCTCTATAGgagatttgaaatgtttttttcttgaggaataaaaGAATgtctctttacaaaacaattaggccaggttcacatctaactttacattcactttcacctatcctttggtctgtgaACCGCTGGGGCACAACACAAGATCcgccaaccttctttctccattcttttctgtcatttgtctttgatataatttcattctgatgttctttctagaaatattgaaacctgcctttttacctaactgggtggaccacttcgggggccgattttgagtatgtgtctccacacaaactgtctttgtaaccttgttttttttaatatattctataataaattctatatgaaaacaaattaaataataacgATTAATTGATCAAacaatttgttcattttttatcGATtcgtgtgcaaagtttcaactggattcgagaatgggaagtaggagaaatagagtgatccagacagacagacagacagagcgagttgatattagctttgaaaaaaaagggtTTCTTACTGAAGACCAAACGTAGCTTTTGagcctatttttattttagcacGTTACAGATTAGGATAAAATCGGATTTGTAACTCTTCTAGAAAACAGAATTCATTAGTTTCAATGGGGTTATTGAGATGATCTAATACAAAAGCTCTCTCGATTCTATTGGAAACGCTCATTACTGACGTAGAACAGTAAAtagctttttgttttattcggTGTACAGAAAATAAGTAACATGGATTAGCTCAGTCATTTAGAAGATAAGCGATCAATTCAAATTTGTGCTGGTTTTagca contains:
- the LOC106072778 gene encoding zinc metalloproteinase nas-13-like, producing MFNKLLTLISVCYLCAPMDSMTIEKLIYDAATDPQMFDFYHVMPEGDVKVMTEYDLLLTLEQYKKLYSGKRRSKRKAVNQIASLWRDCEVNYEVTSSLSQLDEEVIQQAIQEWEKYTCLVFKNNSRKPNRIQFKDGAGCYSQLGMQNTPQPISLARGCRTKWIVAHEIGHAIGWYHEHMRPDRDRYIQINWNAIPARYHEQYKLYTSNEVNTYNVSYDYQSVMHYGATILPGSITTLDPNYQNKIGQREGFSFKDIKLANLMYKCSMGCLSPKCPYNGFVLSKSFKTKPKCTCWCDSGNITDPLIPCADIDNEMPQPLPISPTKAPLEKKCLDIRKDCAKLKSEDKCMSQIELMMDVCAKTCEFCGKGGGLCMDHEKGCRIIAAAGMCKEDGLVELMKSLCPASCGYCKEISDPCTVQLEMMGPSRSSANLINSYSSYFIFTFLILRFI